Proteins from a single region of Chryseobacterium scophthalmum:
- a CDS encoding fasciclin domain-containing protein, which produces MNTRSKIAVFGMVALSFAFSGNAAAQQMKEKTVMVGGAAMYPSKNIIENAVNSKDHKTLVAAVKAAGLVETLQSKGPFTVFAPTDAAFAKLPAGTVENLVKPENKAMLTKILTYHVLPGKYSAKQVWAAVKAGNGKAMMKTVQGEELTFWTKGKDLYVTDAKGNKAKVTIADVNQSNGVIHVIDTVLMP; this is translated from the coding sequence ATGAACACAAGATCAAAAATCGCAGTATTCGGAATGGTGGCTTTATCATTCGCATTCAGTGGAAATGCAGCTGCACAGCAAATGAAAGAAAAAACAGTAATGGTAGGTGGAGCAGCAATGTATCCTTCGAAAAACATTATTGAAAATGCGGTAAACTCTAAAGATCACAAAACTTTGGTTGCTGCTGTAAAAGCTGCAGGTTTAGTGGAAACGCTTCAAAGCAAAGGTCCTTTCACAGTATTTGCTCCAACTGATGCCGCTTTTGCAAAATTACCAGCAGGAACAGTTGAAAATTTGGTAAAACCAGAGAATAAGGCAATGCTTACAAAAATTCTTACCTATCATGTTTTACCCGGAAAATATAGTGCAAAACAAGTTTGGGCAGCTGTAAAAGCAGGAAATGGTAAAGCAATGATGAAAACAGTACAAGGTGAGGAGCTTACGTTCTGGACAAAAGGAAAAGATTTATACGTTACCGATGCAAAAGGTAATAAAGCGAAAGTTACGATTGCAGATGTTAATCAGTCAAATGGTGTGATACACGTAATTGATACGGTGTTGATGCCTTAA